Proteins encoded by one window of Cucurbita pepo subsp. pepo cultivar mu-cu-16 chromosome LG14, ASM280686v2, whole genome shotgun sequence:
- the LOC111809977 gene encoding transcription factor TCP4, with protein MEESHRQTSTSSRLGMRTGRGGGGGGGEIVEVQGGHIVRSTGRKDRHSKVCTAKGPRDRRVRLSAHTAIQFYDVQDRLGYDRPSKAVDWLMKKAKAAIDELAELPAWHPSTANASTQRQEQQSLNDVNDNLLSVQRDVLNSTGNRRATVVGSDSRVSEFPRQNLQHTRMGEGPNSSTSSFLPPSLDSDSIADTIKSFFPIGTAAETTSSSIQFQNYPQDLLSRTSSQNQDLRLSLQSFQDPIAIHRHHAQHQSQGHQNEHVLFSGTSPLSGFDVTTAGWSEHNLNPGEISRFPRITWNASGAETGSGGGTSHGGAGIRSTGYVFNSPQLPTALLPSQLMQPLIGENQFFSQRGPLQSSHTPSIRAWIDPSLTATDHQQHQIPPSIHQSSYTGLGFATGGFSGFHIPTRIQGEEEHDGISDKPSSASSDSRH; from the coding sequence atggaagagagcCACCGCCAAACATCGACGTCGTCAAGGTTGGGGATGAGAACTGGccgcggcggcggcggcggcggtggggAGATTGTGGAGGTTCAAGGTGGACACATTGTTCGTTCCACTGGAAGGAAAGATCGTCACAGCAAAGTTTGTACAGCTAAAGGTCCAAGAGACCGCCGTGTTCGCCTCTCTGCTCATACCGCCATCCAGTTCTACGACGTCCAAGACCGCCTCGGATATGACCGACCCAGTAAAGCTGTAGACTGGCTAATGAAAAAGGCCAAGGCCGCCATTGATGAGCTCGCCGAGCTCCCTGCTTGGCATCCGAGCACAGCAAACGCATCCACACAGCGGCAGGAGCAGCAGAGTCTGAACGATGTGAATGATAACTTACTTTCTGTCCAACGCGATGTTCTCAATTCAACCGGTAACCGGAGAGCGACGGTGGTGGGAAGCGACAGCAGAGTTTCGGAGTTTCCTCGGCAAAACTTGCAGCATACCCGAATGGGGGAAGGCCCAAATAGCAGCACCTCGAGCTTTCTCCCACCGTCGCTGGACTCGGACTCCATTGCCGATACCATCAAGTCGTTCTTCCCTATAGGCACGGCGGCGGAGACGACTTCATCGTCAATTCAATTCCAGAATTATCCACAAGATTTGCTTTCCAGGACGAGTAGCCAGAACCAAGATCTGAGGCTTTCTTTGCAGTCTTTTCAAGACCCAATAGCTATTCACCGGCATCATGCTCAGCACCAGAGTCAAGGACATCAGAATGAACACGTCCTATTTTCCGGTACCTCCCCCTTGAGTGGGTTTGATGTGACCACTGCTGGTTGGTCTGAGCACAACCTCAACCCGGGGGAGATTAGCCGGTTCCCGAGGATAACTTGGAACGCATCTGGTGCAGAAACTGGTAGCGGCGGCGGCACTAGTCATGGCGGAGCTGGGATTAGGAGTACAGGATATGTCTTCAACTCGCCGCAGTTACCAACTGCGCTGTTACCTTCGCAACTTATGCAGCCATTAATTGGAGAAAACCAGTTTTTTTCTCAGAGGGGACCCCTTCAGTCCAGTCACACACCTTCAATTCGCGCTTGGATTGACCCATCACTTACAGCCACTGATCATCAACAACATCAAATACCACCATCAATCCACCAATCTTCCTACACAGGTTTAGGATTCGCCACCGGCGGGTTCTCCGGGTTTCACATTCCAACGCGAATTCAGGGTGAGGAGGAGCACGATGGCATTTCAGACAAGCCATCCTCTGCTTCCTCTGATTCTCGCCATTGA